A window of the Lolium perenne isolate Kyuss_39 chromosome 7, Kyuss_2.0, whole genome shotgun sequence genome harbors these coding sequences:
- the LOC139833580 gene encoding uncharacterized protein produces MERYAQKMEHHLRLQMNDCDLTKEILQENNLKYYELKEQRDELDAEVVQLKTDNEKLQDENFNPQAIILALQAQYDDWLHSVSKDIVTCECTEAEKIRFTAHLLEGPAAMWWETYQLTHPIDYLDWETFKEGFRTAHISSGIMNFKRDEFRSLGQGGRNLKEYMDDFCALARYAPEDIDTDAKRKEKFLNGLKGELKIPLTVACAPSYQSLLDQAIALDNNIKKEENRKRKFSNKSHTEPFHNKHHSSDGGGSHSSHMHNNHFSKGNGNNFNGHKFNGGFRGNHSNGNHSGNNGRHNGGNGHPNGNNCQHRHNSKDLSHITCFKCKKTGHFATECPENKLVDATKSNSFQKGHANYLNMEEVMNEPDARCGIPYRAASGHRPYSKRPYPMSTDELKELKKQLKEQLGKGFIRESSSPWGASVLFVEKKDKSQRLVMDYRSLNEVTIKNKHPLPRINDLFDQLVGASVISKIDLRSGYFQLKIREHEIPKTAFVTRYGSYEYTVMPFGLPNDPSYFMNMMNKVFMEFLDKFVVVFIDDILIYSKSEEEHEKHLRLILEKLQEHQLYAKFSKCEFWLREVGFLGHIISKEGIAVDPSKVAEVTEWEPPKNVGEIRSFLGLAGYYRRFIENFSKIVKPMTELLKKEKKFAWTEACEAIFQELKKRLVSAPILCLPALEKEFQVYCDASHPGLGSVLMQEGKVAAYASRQLKKHEINYPTHDIELALVVHPLKT; encoded by the exons ATGGAAAGGTACGCCCAGAAGATGGAACATCACCTGCGCCTTCAGATGAATGACTGTGACCTGACCAAGGAAATCCTCCAGGAGAACAATCTGAAGTATTATGAGCTGAAGGAGCAGAGGGATGAACTAGATGCAGAGGTTGTTCAACTCAAGACGGACAATGAAAAGCTACAAGATGAGAATTTCAATCCGCAGGCGATAATCTTGGCACTACAGGCGCAGT ATGATGACTGGCTTCATTCTGTTAGCAAGGACATAGTCACCTGTGAGTGCACGGAGGCTGAGAAGATTAGGTTCACCGCTCACCTGTTGGAAGGACCTGCTGCGATGTGGTGGGAGACTTATCAACTCACCCATCCTATAGATTATTTAGACTGGGAAACATTCAAGGAGGGATTCCGTACTGCCCATATCTCCTCGGGCATTATGAACTTCAAGAGAGATGAATTCCGTAGTCTGGGGCAGGGTGGAAGGAATCTGAAGGAATACATGGATGACTTCTGTGCTTTGGCAAGGTATGCCCCAGAGGACATTGACACTGATGCGAAGAGAAAGGAGAAGTTCCTCAATGGACTTAAGGGTGAACTGAAGATTCCATTGACTGTAGCTTGCGCACCCAGTTACCAGTCCCTACTTGATCAAGCCATCGCCCTGGACAATAATATCAAGAAGGAGGAGAACCGTAAGAGGAAGTTTAGCAATAAGAGTCACACTGAGCCATTCCACAACAAGCACCATTCTTCTGATGGAGGTGGAAGTCACAGCTCACACATGCATAACAATCATTTTAGCAAGGGGAATGGCAACAATTTCAATGGTCACAAGTTCAATGGAGGATTCAGGGGAAATCATTCCAATGGGAATCACAGTGGAAACAATGGCCGTCACAATGGGGGTAACGGACACCCCAATGGAAATAACTGCCAGCACCGACACAATTCAAAAGACCTGTCCCATATTACCTGCTTCAAGTGTAAGAAGACTGGACACTTTGCCACTGAATGCCCAGAGAATAAGCTTGTTGATGCCACCAAATCAAATTCATTCCAGAAGGGACATGCGAACTATCTCAACATGGAGGAAGTGATGAATGAACCTGACGCT AGATGTGGAATTCCTTATAGAGCTGCTTCCGGACACAGGCCCTATAGCAAGAGACCTTACCCCATGTCTACTGATGAGTTGAAGGAGCTCAAAAAACAGCTGAAGGAGCAGTTAGGAAAAGGTTTCATTAGGGAGAGTTCGTCTCCGTGGGGAGCGTCTGTTCTGTTTGTTGAGAAGAAGGACAAGAGCCAGCGTTTGGTTATGGATTACCGTTCACTAAATGAAGTTACCATCAAGAACAAACACCCCCTACCCAgaatcaatgatcttttcgaTCAGTTGGTTGGTGCTAGTGTGATTTCCAAGATCGACCTTCGGTCTGGATATTTTCAGCTCAAGATTAGAGAGCATGAGATCCCCAAGACAGCATTTGTCACTAGATATGGTTCGTACGAGTATACGGTGATGCCTTTTGGTTTACCCAATGATCCCTCATACTTCATGAATATGATGAACAAAGTGTTCATGGAATTCCTCGACAAGTTTGTCGTAGTCTTCATTGACGACATACTTATCTATTCCAAGAGcgaagaggaacatgagaaacacctTCGCCTAATATTGGAGAAACTTcaagaacatcagctatatgccaagtttagtaaatgtgagttctggctaCGTGAAGTAGGATTTCTTGGACACATTATATCCAAGGAAGGAATTGCTGTAGACCCCTCCAAGGTAGCAGAAGTGACAGAATGGGAACCACCCAAGAATGTTGGAGAAATTCGCAGTTTCTTAGGATTGGCAGGCTACTACAGGAGATTcatcgagaatttctccaagatcgtgAAACCAATGACTGAGTTgctgaagaaagagaagaagtttGCCTGGACTGAAGCATGTGAAGCCATCTTCCAGGAATTGAAGAAGAGATTAGTGTCTGCACCAATTCTGTGTTTACCTGCCCTGGAGAAAGAATTTCAAGTCTACTGTGATGCTTCTCATCCAGGGCTTGGAAGTGTGTTGATGCAGGAAGGCAAGGTAGCAGCTTATGCTTCTAGGCAACTCAAGAAACATGAAATAAATTACCCCACCCACGATATAGAGTTGGCTTTAGTGGTCCATCCGCTGAAAACCTAG